In Solobacterium moorei, a single genomic region encodes these proteins:
- a CDS encoding ATP-binding protein — translation MEALNIKEIPMTDQQKQETQSLQDELRKDPVVVELFQRNKLNERYLNTSPWKIHAWRKGFEPCLHCTGLNQCKQRVKGYYDDLEDNGILQNVQTPCKFQRAYMEKTAHLEKFSVNDMPSNMYTVSFDKINLIKEMEEYLLVWEACRSASIHNQGLYLHGTMGSGKTYLSACATNDHARKNETVAFVHYPTYCTRAIATMKTSEYKIELGRLMRAKFLVLDDIGAESVNEWNRDQLLLPLLEKRYTEGLPTWFTSNCDIESLKEHFRYVGKGKDDELKAARIVERITSMAKIKTLTGKDRRKTL, via the coding sequence ATGGAAGCCTTAAATATCAAAGAGATTCCGATGACGGATCAGCAGAAACAAGAAACTCAATCGCTCCAAGATGAATTACGTAAAGACCCTGTAGTTGTCGAGCTGTTTCAAAGAAACAAACTCAATGAAAGATATTTGAACACATCTCCATGGAAGATTCATGCATGGAGAAAAGGCTTTGAACCATGCCTGCACTGTACAGGCTTAAATCAATGCAAGCAGAGAGTGAAGGGTTACTATGATGACTTAGAGGATAATGGTATTCTTCAAAATGTACAAACACCATGTAAATTCCAACGGGCATATATGGAAAAGACAGCACATCTAGAGAAGTTTAGTGTAAATGATATGCCATCTAATATGTACACAGTATCTTTTGATAAAATCAACTTAATCAAAGAGATGGAAGAATACTTACTTGTTTGGGAAGCTTGTAGAAGTGCTAGTATTCATAATCAAGGACTTTATCTACATGGTACAATGGGAAGTGGGAAAACATATCTTTCCGCTTGTGCCACAAATGATCATGCTCGCAAAAACGAAACGGTAGCTTTTGTGCATTATCCAACATATTGTACAAGAGCCATCGCAACGATGAAGACTTCAGAATACAAAATCGAACTTGGTCGATTGATGCGTGCAAAGTTTCTTGTCTTAGATGATATTGGGGCAGAGAGTGTGAATGAATGGAATCGCGATCAATTATTGTTGCCGCTATTAGAGAAGCGATATACAGAAGGATTGCCAACTTGGTTTACATCCAATTGTGATATTGAATCACTCAAAGAACACTTCCGTTATGTTGGAAAAGGCAAGGATGATGAACTGAAAGCAG